One Pseudochaenichthys georgianus unplaced genomic scaffold, fPseGeo1.2 scaffold_2287_arrow_ctg1, whole genome shotgun sequence genomic region harbors:
- the LOC117442001 gene encoding gamma-aminobutyric acid receptor subunit alpha-5-like, translating into MGDGKSFSSAMRRVCVCVLMLSITCRLSLSQEVTGTPKEAELNDNITIFTRILDGLLDGYDNRLRPGLGEKVTEIKTNIFVTSFGPVSDTEMEYTIDVFFRQSWKDERLCFKGPMEMLPLNNLLASNIWTPDTFFLNGKKSIAHNMTTPNKLLRLKDDGTLLYTMRYRYR; encoded by the exons ATGGGCGATGGAAAGAGCTTCAGCTCTGCAATGAGGCGAGTGTGTGTCTGCGTCCTGATGCTGAGCATCACCTGCCGGCTGAG CCTCTCCCAGGAAGTAACGGGAACTCCCAAAGAGGCCGAACTAAACGACAACATCACCATCTTCACACGCATCCTGGACGGGCTGCTGGACGGATATGACAACAGACTGCGGCCCGGACTGGGAG AGAAGGTGACGGAGATAAAAACCAACATCTTCGTCACAAGTTTCGGACCCGTCTCTGACACAGAAATG GAATACACCATCGACGTGTTCTTCCGTCAGAGCTGGAAGGACGagcgtctctgctttaaaggCCCGATGGAGATGCTTCCTCTCAATAATCTGTTAGCCAGTAACATCTGGACTCCGGACACCTTCTTCCTCAACGGGAAGAAATCCATCGCTCACAACATGACGACCCCCAACAAGCTGCTGAGGCTGAAGGATGACGGCACGCTGCTCTACACCATGAGGTACCGGTACCGCTGA